CACAATTTGTACTGCACTGCTCCATGTAAAAGCATTTCCCTATCCTTACACATTCATAGCATAGATTCTTGCAATTCAGTACCTAGCAAATTATTCTGGGTTCCAAAGACTGTGCACTAAAATACAAGCTCTAAAACTACTTAAAATATCACTTAAGTCACATTTCACAGAGTACGTTCTTGAGTAAAGCCAATGATTTTGCCTACTGAAAAGATAATCTTGATTtagcttcttgttttttttaaaaccattaaACCATGCACAATTTACATTTATTATGAAACAGTGCAATATTAGTATATCACAGGTGAGTGGAATGGGAGGGAAAAAATATGCCCTTATAAACCTGAGCAAGGTATTTGCTTTCTTTCACTGGAAAGCGAAAGCCACCCTGTTGAACAGAATTTTCTCTGGTGTTTGTTCAGACAGCTCCCAACGTTGCCTGGAGCAACATACAGAATTCCACTGCCCCTGCTCCCCCTGGCAAACACTCCCACCCACCCCTCTCACACCCAACCGAGGAAGTTTATTTCTTTTAAAAGTTTGATATCCACCTAAAGAGCTGCAGAGAAAAGTCTACAAAATTGTACAGCAATTGATAAGGACTATACTCCTATTGTTGGCCAGTGTGTGAATTCAGGATCCAGGTATTTTGTTTAAACAGTTGCTGCAATATAACAAAATGGAGCTCTACCATTTTACTGCATCACAAGTGCAATTGGTTACTTGTTCCTGGTCAAATCATTTTTCTTTAATCCGTTCATATAAAATACAGGAGTATGCTGAATTGCACATTTACCACAAgccattatttttttaaaaatgccagTTAATGTATTCAGTTATTTTCAAGAGGTGTGTGATAAACAGAACAAAATATGAAAAGTATGCAGGCAGGTAGGCTCAGGGATAAGGAGGCAGGCATCTGGCAAAACTGACATGCTGGTTAGAAACTTGTCAGCATTAGTATCATCATTCCGCCGCAACAAACACTTTGCCATTGGCTGAGCTACATCACATGCAGTCATTTACCATGCTGACTTACCTAGAGGGAGTGTGGTAATGTAATTGTGCTTTCAGGTTCCAGACCTTTAGACATTTTTCATTGCAAACTAACACTGAATTCAAAGGCAAATAAAAAGCATaataaaaatgaaaagaaaaaatgtTGCACATTTAAAGGATGGGCAAAATGAAATATATACAGTAATGGTTCGCTCTGACACATGTAGACGTTGAAGAGAAGAAAATGCTAAAATTctatttgtatttttttaaaaaaatatgagaAGCTACTGTATGTCCAAGACTTCGGCAAAGATCAAATCTTTTCAAGTCACTGCCTTGAGAAGGAGCAGTCCCAGTGATATCTTCAGAGCGGAATGGGAGACTCCAGCCAAATTGCCAAGGGAACAGGAGATGGGTTGTTGTAATGCTTTTCTCATCATGAAgaactcagagaagcaatcacCATAGTGAAAAGAGGGTGGGAGGGTTCGACAGGAAGAAATACATGAACTTGGAGGAATCTGTAAGGAAATAAATGGTGCATGGTGTTAGAATACAAGCCATCTGATGAAGGTTTAATTCTTTAGGCAGATTACATGCGCAAGTACAAGGTCAGGCCCATATCAACTCCCTTTAACATAATACCAATGATGCTGAAACATGACCCAATATGGGTCAAAGGTTTAATCTATAAAGAGGAAGTGGTGGTAAACTTGGTGGAGAGGTCAGTTTTGCGTCAGTCATGagataataggcatccgttagtcttgtgagaccatggatttgcgccttggaagatttccagggcgcaggcctgggcaaagttgtatggaaggccggccgttgcccgtgctgcaagtctcccctctccatgccacagatgttgtccaagggaagggcactagggccgatacagtttggcaatGGCGTCatcgcagagtaatgtgtggttaagtgccttgctcaaggacacaacacgctgcctcagctgagactcgaaatagcgaccttcagatcgctagatcgatgccttaaccacttggccacgtgccaacacaccaGTCAGAGTGAGAGTAAATACGTGAGAGGCAGATTTCTGTGGGGGTTGCAGGTCCACAGGAGAGAACAGGAATTGGGGAGGGGTCAGGTAATCAACGGATTTAAAGGTAAGGGGTGAGACTTTAAATCTGAGGCAAAGTAAATTAAAAATCATATTCCcgatgctgtctgtaagaagcttgTCCCGTTCTCCTTGTGATCATGTGAgtttactctgggtgctccagtttcctcccaatttccaaagatgtacaggacagtaggttaattggttacatgggtgtaattgggcagcgaaGGCTTGTTGGgatggaaggacctgttaccatgctcTATCTCCAagttacaaaattatgaaaggtgcaGTAAAGTACCTAGAACTTTGGATAAACCTCAGTGAAATTTGGGTGACTGGAATATAGTAAGGCTCAGTTAATCTGGCACTCTCTGGTGGTACCAGGCTGACAGATTTTTCAGACTATCGGATGTTTTTCTAATTTTTCAAACATAAtttaaatttactttttaaaGATGTTACACAGTAAAATATCCAGTAAATCCAGTTTCAAGTGAACACAGGAAACAGAACCAAATTAGTTTTAAGGCAACAGCTGTTGAAAGCAGAATGTGGGAACCGGGGCCCTAGTGCTCCAGGGAAGGTGGCAACCAGCACTTGCTGAGCTAGATCCTGAATTATGGGGATTGCTAAATAGTCACTTAGCAGATTATCATATTTTTTACGAAGGACCTGGAAGCATGGATTTGAGTATCAGCATCAAATGAATTGAGATGTGCCATGTCACAGAGGCCGTCTTTAAGGAAGAAAGGATATGAAATTAGAAGCTCACCCTGGGATCCATTTGCAGATTAATGCTGAGAACTACATGGCTAGGGAAACATGGGAAGAAGAATTGAGTTGGTGGAGAAAGCGGAGTGTATCCACACTGAGCGCAGTCTCCTTAGAGGTTAACTGGTAGAAATTCCAGCTAATCCAAAGCTGTCAAAAACAGAGAAGGGATCAGGACAGGGTGTATAAACTATGACCATCTAGAAAAGGTATGCACTTAATTTGAGATCAATTAGAAGctcaaaattaaagttgttttCTAGAGCAAACTTTCCCATGacatgttgtgagcagttttctcTGTATAGGATATTATGTTCTGTACAAGCTTTTCCCttccctttttctccttctgttatTCATCACGTTTCCAAATAAGGAGATGGGTAGAGATATTGAGTCTGCTGCAACCTCTATGACTAAGAAGGCAAGACTGAATGACTTCAGAGCAGAAGCATGGTTGCTTCAAAAACTCCACTGACTCTGTCTGCCCTTCCATCACTCTTCAAGGAGTCCAGCAGTAAGAGAGATAAAAATCTTCCCATGACTTAGTTAGCAAATAATCTGCCTGGAAACATTAGATTGGAAGGATGCTGGATCCACCCAAAAATTTGTGATATTTTAGCTAATCTCAGCTGTGAGGAAAGGAGTAGTATTACAACTGGTCCCAGTTAATTCAGCTCAACTTCTGAGCAGCATTCAGCTGAGTACTAATCTAATGCTATTTGGAGGCGCAGTGAAGACACTGGATTAAAACAAAATACTTCAATGAGTTAAGGATGAATTAAAATTAAAGAAAGGAATAGAATTCCAATTTGAGTGCAGATTAAATTGGGCTCGTGATGTTGTTCAAGGAGCCTTGCCATCTGGGCTCACACTTGAGCAATGCCCACCCCCATGTTGTGTCAGACAGTGCCTGGCCTTTGTGCTCACATGTTCATGGAATCTGCTACTGGGAGAGGCAGTGAAAACACTGGACGAGAAAGAAAACACTTCAATAATTTATGAGTGAATTAAAGTTAAAGAAAGGATTGGAATAAAAATGTTCTATATTAACTTCTGGTTCACAAGGTTTCATGAACATAATTTCAATTTACAAATCGATGCATGTGAGATCAGGTGACAGGTGTTTCAAGTGAAGTCCCTAAGACAActctctacatggattttagattTTCCCAAACGATTTTCTAAATGACTTTCCCAAGTCTGTACCCACACGATTCCGAGTTCAAACCCAAGAATTTCTCTTCAAAGCCTCAGAGTGTATGGTGTACTCTTTATTGAACATGATGGTATGAGTTGTCCTGTTAAAAAGATCAACCTCCAATTGCTTATTAAGGAGACCTTTTCTTCTTAACAGCTACAACATTATTTTAGGTTAAGTGTTTTTTTGGGGGTCATAATGTGGCTTGTTTTGTGAGACTTGGCACTTACCACaaactttattttaaattttatccAGCTTTTGTGTCCACCAGCTGCATCTGAACGTTCACTGGCATGGGAGAGCCTGCATACCCGCCTTTGGATTGCATTTGGTTCTGAATTGAACTCACCTGCAGGTGGAAACAGTAGAGTCAGATGCAAATTGACCACCTTTTGCAGTACTTGACCACCATAGCTGACCGCCAATGGAGCTCATTGAAACATTCATATACCCCATATTGGCAAGAGTCACTTACATTGATTGACTGTTTTCATTCCCACCTCAAGGATGCAGGTGAAGTCTATGGCACAAAGGCCAAAAATTTAACAGACCTCTCTGAAATCCCAAAACACACAATAGGATTTTATCAAACATAAGATAGATTGAGTGCCTTGCAGCTAATGTATTCTGCAATGCCCTGAACAGATAATATCTTCCTTTCACATTATTTCATTACCGATTTATCCCATGAAGATCAATGGACTTCTTGACATTCTcataagcaaacaaacaaatgaaaacacagtcatctTGTGTGGCACATTAATATTAAAAGCTGGATTTGAGTTTATCCTTTGGCGGTTTTTCAGACAATTAAACACATCCAATTTGGCCTCGATGACCAAGCATAAATTTCTTGTAGAAAAATAGGTACAGCTTATCCCCAAGTAATAAACTGGCTCCATTCTTATTGATGTCAAGTCAATTTTGTCCATATATCAGAAAATACATATACACTTGATATGGTAACCATATCTCTACAGTATCATAGTGATTGATAAGTAATAATCATACTTCATTCATACTTTATTAATTCCGGGGGAAATTAACACCAATTAAAAAACATTAATAAAAGTGGTGAGAGAATAAGAGCAGGAGAGGGAGAGCGTgcgagagagcacgagagagaaACTGTTGTCATTAATAAGAATTTTGAATTTTATAATATTATGGGAACTCATTTGTATGTGGAGATGTCATTAAGTTGGGCGCTTGTAGTCTGGGGACAGCCTGTATTCCTCACTGAAATGTACTCCTCTGAGAAGAATTCTTTTCAAACGTTAATCGTCATTTTCTTCACTTTCCCAGACCCATTAGAGAAGAATATTTGCAGACCATACTCAAACTATTAAGCTTCCTATTGCCAGACTGTTAAATTTTACTCAAGCTGTTTCAAAGGTGCAAGAGAAGCATTGTTATAGGAGTGATGTGATTGCCCAGTTTTCTAGTATTCATTTCACAGAACAGGAGAATTCTGCCTTGTTATATAATTGACAGCTGTTTAAAATAGGTATCACAAAGGCAAGTTCTTCTACAGGTGTCGATTTTAGCCAACATTTCGAAGATGAACTCCGCCATCTTTATCATGAAGATGGTGGATTCTGTCATCGTAATGTCGGTTAAAATCAAcatctgtacccagctggaagcatGAGAAGTTTATGCGTCGTACGTGCCAGGAAAGCACTCGATCCGATATCAAAAGATTATTAATCTCTTATCTGTAAAACAAGAAAATTCTCTTTACATTCGTCTTTTCTTGCTCAAGATTGCTTAACTTCTCAATAGCAATCTAACACAGAACCAATGTTTTATTCAAAGTTGATTGCTCTATTCATTATTGAGCTTACAGTGGTTATTGTCCAAACCAAACACTACAAAAACCTTCGCAGCATTTAACACAAATCAGTAGTACAAAATATTTCTCATGTGAGAGAACTTCTTACACCATCTTTAAGTTTCCATTTTGCACCAATGAACATGCCTAATTCATTGAAATATGATATTTTCATGGTGTCAGTGCACCAAGTCCCAGCAAATCTGGACAGAATTCTACCAAACTTCTAATTTTGCTTTGATACAATAAGGCACCAGACATCCACAGATGTATCACCAACCCAGTATGGCAAAGAACCTAACTGAAGAATTTCTGCAACTTAAATTATCAGTAAGGAAATATTATCATAAAATGCAAGGATTTTAATTGCTACAACTTGGAGACCTTTAGGTTAAAACAAAATCACAGTTCTCATTTGCACTAAGGAAGTGAGTTTGCCAGTTCTTCGTATTTTCCATTATTTTTGCAAGTTGATAGCAGATATAAAAGCACTGCTGAGATGGATGTTGGCAAATCCACTCAGAAAGTTTCTGTACCACAAAGATACTATATATGTTTTATCCAGAAGGAAAGAAAGATTGAAGTTTTGACTTCAAAGGAGTATGGACAATTTTCTCACAGTTATTTTTTTCCCACAGCCCACTAGTAATAAAACTGATGTCACTGCACTGCATATGCCAAGGGCACCATGCAACATATTCTTGAGCCAGACGAAAGAAAACCATTTCTTGAGCCTACGGGGAATGAGGTTGAACTCCGTGGGTGTTCTTTCTTGACCTTAAGGTCAACACTTGACTCACTTTTCCAAAGATGATTAGTTTCTTTTCTTGATAAAAAAAACTTTCTGATTCTACTAAAAATTAGTTCAGATTTATATATAAATATTATAATGTTCCTATATACCATAATGTGCAGCAGCTTCTCCagtatgtatataaactatcttatctATTTATAGTgtattttttaattgggttctttatctcattgtgttctattttgtactgcatcagatccagaccAACAATTTTTTCATTCTCCTGTACACTTgtctactggaaatgacattaaacatctTGATTTTTTTAATAAAACAACGCTTAAAACCTCAGTCATGGTAAATGACGATCTGACATGAGTCATTGGTTTGTGGCAGAAAATGGAAtgcatgattttttttacaaACTATTTTATTAAGTACTGTCAAAATACAATTTCAAAGTACTATAGTTATAGCATAGCTCAAATTCAAAAACTTGAACACATGGACATTATGACATTTTTGTCATAAAAATTCACTAAATTTAAACTCAAAACCAAATTCTGTCATTGCAGTTGTTACAATAACCCTGGTCTAAAGCCATGCATTTATATTTTGTAGACATGCTTCAATGCCAATAGCAGACAAATTGCATGACGAATGACTGTTCATCTGCAGATGATTCCCGCACACCATACGAGTATTCCAGTAAAgtcatctttttttaaaaaaaatgttgaaaGGGGACTTCCTCCTCCATAGGGAATCAAGTTAAAGCTGCACAGTTAGAGGTGCTCAAGCAGACTTGAGCTGATATTGACTTATGTACCAGGCAAGATATTGTAAAAGCTTCCGTTCTCGGCCTCAGCATATACATATCTATCCAACCTACTGCACGTAACATGCTTTATTGCCATCTAAGATTCCTAAAGGGACTCAGAGTCATAGTTCCTCATATTCATAcctactgtactcttttcctagatgctgcctggcctgctgagttcctccagcattttctgggaaTGCAGCTACACTGGTCTGTGAAAGACCCAGTCTAGCAGAGTGGGACTGGCTGCAGTAAcattggaccaaatggcctctttCCATGTTGTATTTTTTCCATTCATCAGTCATTTTGATATTGTTATCCGAGGACAGTTGGCTTTAATTTCTGTTTGGAACGCAGTTGCTAAATTGCCCAGGGTCCTTACTAGCTACTGGAATAAAAGGAACACTAGCATATACAACACTGACTTACATCCTTTTACAATTACCAATAGAGATGTTGGCCAATAACATACATAGCTCTGGCTGTGATTCAGTCTGTGGGGTCACATTCCAGGCTTTTCAATTGCAAGCTGACAATAGCTGCTGAATGAAGCTCAAACCAGAATCAGCTATGATCAGAAACAAATATGACAGACCTTAAAACAGCCATTCAGTCCTAATAAAGTTACAAATGAAGTTTGCCCCCTGCTTTCATTTTCTGTCACTCAAAATGCACGATGACGGATTTTGTTTTTTGGAGAAAGGAGCTTAAATGTAAGCTTTTCTCAGGAGAGGGTTGTAATTTTTTCCTCATTTGTCTAATACTGGAAATGCAACTGGCACTATTCTTACTTGATTCAGGCCGAAGACAATCAATACCAGCTCTTGAAAAAACAATGCTTCTTCTACTTGACATATGCCAAGCTGATGGGGTGGTTTCTTCATTTAATATTTAAGATGTTTTATCAGGAGTGAGAATGTTTGTGGAATCATGGCAATAAGGAGCCATTAGAACATTTATATGTCATTTGAAGCAAAAGACTTGATGTATACACCAGCCATGGTAGAGCTGAATGAATGAACAGCCTAGAGGGGCTGAATGACTTGTTATTGCTCCCGTGATGATCGATGAAACATACAAACGCTGTAGACTTGGCCACTCTTGGTACCTGTCAGGATGCTATTCTTAGCTTTTGAAAGGTCCGTAGGCAATTTACCTTTGTGACTCATGGGAACAAAGGCCAGTGCGAATCTATATTTCATGGCTTGGAAAAAAACATTAGAAGCGGAGGAAATAGAAGGGACAAAAGTGAAATCCCAAGACATAACTTATAAAAAGGATTGATTTATCTTGAAGGAAAATGACTGTGTGATTTGCTCTATAAAAGGAAAAGTTTATACTCACTGAGTTCATTCCACTATTGAAGACGTCTCCTGATCCTACATGGGCGGTGTGGACAAAGTTTGTCGGCTCTCCTATCATACTTCGGTCAATCCGCCGTCGCCTTTTCTGAAATGGAAGGAGAGGCTGTCAGAAGTTGCTCTCAGTCTCACAAGTACATAAAAAGGCACAACAAATAACTCTGTTCCTGTACTTGCTTTCATTGGCCAGAAGTGCTGACACCATCCCTACCTCACTAAGTATGTGCTAGTTGGCTTGTGGTTTATGCCATTAGGGAAACTAAAATACTGCCAAATATAAATATCTTCCCATTTACCATCACGTTTCTTTGAAGGCTTCTATTTTTATCAGAACAGAATAAATCCAGCACATTTTTTGCGTGTTTTTATCCCAGCAGGAATCCAGCACGCATGCAGCAAATCTTGCACTGGATAGATAAGACCTTCTCG
The genomic region above belongs to Mobula birostris isolate sMobBir1 chromosome 17, sMobBir1.hap1, whole genome shotgun sequence and contains:
- the cdc42se2 gene encoding CDC42 small effector protein 2; amino-acid sequence: MSEFWLCFNCCIAEQPQPKRRRRIDRSMIGEPTNFVHTAHVGSGDVFNSGMNSVSSIQNQMQSKGGYAGSPMPVNVQMQLVDTKAG